The following are from one region of the Methanospirillum hungatei genome:
- the cheB gene encoding chemotaxis-specific protein-glutamate methyltransferase CheB → MIRVLVIDDSLFIRTVVQDMLSDDPDIQIVGVASDGLEALDKIRELKPDLITLDIEMPRLDGLSMLERKKEIDKFPKTLVLSSLTSEGAEMTKRAIALGADDFMLKPRGIKNIREIGGELKHKIKNICTIAYITSKPALKDVNARNIVLIGSSAGGPPMLDTIVSKLPANLNAAVIITQHMPKGGFTAALAARLNRISPLQIRETENGDLLKNGTVLVSRAGFHTVISSVLDRGGSQGGKIILTDSPPVHNVKPAVDKTFISAAQVFGPHCVTAILSGMGNDGGEGTEAIKKAGGVTIVCREEDCLVYGMARSALSRNCVDHVLALQAIPEKISESIRAMNG, encoded by the coding sequence ATGATCAGGGTTCTCGTCATCGACGATTCACTCTTTATCAGAACTGTAGTTCAGGATATGCTTTCAGATGATCCTGATATTCAGATTGTAGGAGTTGCATCCGATGGTCTAGAGGCACTTGATAAAATCCGGGAATTAAAACCAGATTTGATTACGCTTGATATTGAGATGCCCAGACTAGATGGATTGTCGATGCTTGAGCGAAAAAAGGAGATTGACAAATTTCCAAAGACGCTGGTATTAAGCTCATTAACATCAGAAGGCGCAGAGATGACGAAAAGAGCGATTGCTCTTGGTGCAGATGATTTTATGCTCAAGCCCCGGGGGATTAAAAATATCCGGGAGATTGGTGGAGAACTCAAGCACAAGATAAAAAACATCTGTACGATCGCGTACATTACGTCAAAACCTGCGCTGAAGGATGTGAATGCCCGAAATATTGTACTCATTGGGTCTTCAGCAGGCGGCCCGCCCATGCTTGATACCATCGTTTCAAAACTACCCGCGAATTTGAATGCTGCTGTGATAATTACACAACACATGCCAAAAGGTGGTTTTACCGCTGCTCTAGCTGCAAGACTGAATCGTATCTCACCTCTGCAGATTCGCGAAACCGAAAATGGTGATCTTTTAAAAAACGGAACCGTTCTCGTTTCAAGAGCAGGTTTTCATACGGTCATATCATCTGTTCTTGATCGGGGAGGTAGTCAGGGTGGTAAGATTATTCTGACTGATTCTCCTCCGGTTCATAATGTGAAACCTGCTGTAGACAAGACCTTCATTTCGGCCGCACAAGTCTTTGGCCCTCATTGTGTGACAGCAATCCTGTCTGGAATGGGTAATGATGGTGGAGAAGGAACTGAAGCAATCAAGAAAGCAGGCGGGGTTACCATTGTCTGTAGAGAAGAAGATTGTCTGGTATATGGAATGGCGCGGTCTGCTTTATCACGGAACTGTGTTGATCATGTGCTTGCTCTCCAGGCGATTCCTGAAAAAATTAGTGAATCTATCAGGGCAATGAACGGGTGA
- a CDS encoding heparan-alpha-glucosaminide N-acetyltransferase, which yields MAVHQGRYPELDACRGIAIVMMIIFHFFVDLVFLGIPGPDPFAGFLRGFGLCTAILFVGIAGVSANIKISKTPDLSDQILSFFRRGVFLLLIGFGITLVTWWILNGHGFVVFGILHLIGVSLILAPFLHRLGYYGIVCAAILLLISYSGILPSGPLWMAWSGMYPTSFYSVDYTPLIPWLSVFLIGLSLGNYFYSKNSSGYLNHFHDSVWMTTLSYLGKKSLLIYLIHQPILITLLILLSGKSIV from the coding sequence ATGGCAGTTCATCAGGGCAGATATCCGGAACTGGATGCATGCCGTGGTATTGCTATTGTCATGATGATTATTTTCCATTTTTTTGTTGATTTGGTTTTTTTAGGTATTCCTGGTCCTGATCCTTTCGCTGGATTTCTCCGTGGATTTGGGCTTTGTACTGCAATTCTTTTTGTTGGAATTGCGGGTGTATCTGCCAATATTAAGATCTCCAAAACTCCTGATTTATCAGATCAGATCCTGAGTTTTTTCAGAAGGGGCGTTTTTTTGTTACTCATTGGCTTTGGAATCACTCTTGTAACATGGTGGATTTTAAACGGTCACGGATTTGTTGTATTTGGAATTTTACATCTGATTGGTGTTTCCTTGATCCTGGCACCTTTTCTCCACCGTCTTGGGTATTATGGAATCGTGTGTGCAGCAATTCTTCTTCTCATCTCATACAGCGGAATACTTCCCTCAGGTCCATTATGGATGGCATGGTCTGGAATGTATCCCACCAGTTTTTACTCAGTCGACTATACTCCACTCATTCCCTGGCTTTCGGTTTTTTTAATAGGATTATCACTCGGGAACTATTTTTACTCAAAAAACTCATCCGGATATCTGAATCATTTTCATGATTCGGTCTGGATGACCACTCTTTCGTATCTTGGAAAAAAGTCGCTTCTTATATACCTTATCCATCAGCCAATACTCATTACCCTGCTGATATTATTATCCGGAAAAAGTATTGTATAA
- a CDS encoding response regulator: MGRILIVDDTLFMRTLLKNILSSGGHEIVGEAEDGDIGVTKYKELKPDLVTMDVVMPKMNGIEALKAIKALDTNAKVIMCTAVGQEQMVKLAIKSGARGYIVKPFQAPKVLEEIGNVLGA; encoded by the coding sequence ATGGGACGAATCCTAATTGTCGATGATACATTGTTTATGCGAACCTTGCTCAAGAACATTCTCAGCTCCGGGGGACACGAAATTGTCGGCGAAGCTGAAGATGGTGATATCGGCGTCACCAAGTATAAAGAATTGAAACCTGATCTTGTCACAATGGATGTTGTCATGCCAAAAATGAATGGCATTGAAGCATTAAAAGCGATTAAGGCACTTGATACAAATGCGAAAGTCATTATGTGCACTGCGGTCGGTCAGGAACAGATGGTCAAACTTGCAATTAAAAGTGGGGCGAGGGGCTACATCGTAAAGCCGTTCCAGGCGCCAAAGGTCCTGGAAGAAATTGGAAATGTCCTTGGTGCTTAA
- a CDS encoding type II/IV secretion system ATPase subunit — protein MSRLQIQGKIPFQEAESHDTEECVINPDSCALYRMLPANAKEYARNYPHLLEYLHIFPVDEFGIPLFFSELKRDLKGIKDPNLIYPAKPPIFIHIFFDPNDVRNFYIPIEPSFMHNIGRLLPAIEYRLVDLLDALDEDPVTPEERTSVLKRLLRQVMYVKKPGQAIDPSLLKIEGPTGFGDKFKNFLTTDLTAKEEPGAERLFADVPHLADGRIIVSPQEFDAIEYQMIRDKIDVGLLFPFISDNFIEDITCDGLGPIFIEHKIFKGLKSVVGFDQEAALDDFCIKLAEKSRRPITYRNPIVDATLPDGSRINIVYSTEISRQGSNFTIRKAMDDVISITKLVEFGTCSYALAAYLWICIENGMSLFMSGETASGKTTSMNALTTFISPESKIVSIEDTPELIIPHKNWTREVSKGKGKGEGEGGDVTMFDLLRAALRQRPNMIMVGEIRGVEGAVAFGAMQTGHPVMSTFHAATVEKLIQRLTGDPILIPKTFIDNLNLVVIQSAVRRPDGAMVRRQLNVSELVGYDPQSGGFSFVEVFTWDPVTDTHEFTGKGSSFLLENKIATMLGIPEHKKAQIYMEVDKRAKILERLHKAGYTDFIELFLMITKLKKQGLLAIDI, from the coding sequence ATGTCCCGGTTGCAGATTCAGGGTAAAATACCTTTTCAGGAAGCTGAAAGTCATGATACTGAAGAGTGTGTCATAAATCCTGACTCCTGTGCTCTCTACCGGATGCTTCCGGCGAATGCAAAAGAATATGCCAGAAATTATCCTCATCTCCTTGAATATCTGCATATATTTCCCGTAGATGAGTTTGGAATCCCCTTGTTCTTTTCTGAACTAAAACGAGACCTGAAGGGAATCAAAGATCCAAATCTCATCTATCCAGCAAAACCGCCAATATTCATTCATATATTTTTTGATCCAAATGATGTCCGGAATTTTTACATCCCCATCGAACCCTCATTCATGCATAATATCGGACGGTTGCTTCCGGCAATCGAATACCGTCTGGTTGACTTACTTGATGCATTAGATGAAGATCCAGTCACTCCGGAAGAGCGTACATCAGTATTAAAACGCTTGCTCAGGCAGGTAATGTATGTTAAAAAACCTGGGCAGGCCATCGATCCATCCCTTTTGAAGATCGAAGGGCCGACTGGGTTTGGGGATAAATTTAAAAATTTTTTAACAACCGATCTGACTGCGAAAGAAGAACCTGGGGCTGAACGCCTTTTTGCAGATGTCCCTCATCTTGCCGACGGCAGGATAATTGTCAGTCCCCAGGAATTTGATGCAATAGAATACCAGATGATCAGGGATAAAATAGATGTCGGTCTGCTATTCCCGTTTATTTCAGATAATTTTATTGAAGATATTACTTGTGACGGATTAGGTCCCATTTTTATCGAACATAAAATTTTTAAAGGCCTCAAATCTGTCGTCGGATTTGATCAGGAAGCTGCACTTGATGATTTTTGTATAAAGTTAGCAGAAAAGTCCCGCAGGCCGATTACGTATAGAAACCCGATTGTCGATGCTACTCTTCCGGATGGTTCTCGTATCAATATTGTCTATTCAACAGAGATCAGCCGTCAGGGGAGTAATTTCACTATCCGTAAAGCTATGGATGATGTCATCTCTATCACCAAGCTGGTGGAGTTTGGCACCTGCAGTTATGCACTCGCAGCTTATCTCTGGATTTGCATAGAGAACGGTATGTCCCTTTTCATGTCTGGTGAGACAGCATCAGGAAAAACCACCTCGATGAATGCACTTACGACATTCATATCACCAGAGTCGAAGATTGTAAGTATCGAAGATACTCCTGAACTCATTATCCCTCATAAAAACTGGACTCGTGAAGTATCAAAAGGGAAGGGGAAAGGAGAAGGTGAAGGTGGAGATGTGACCATGTTCGATCTGCTCCGTGCTGCACTCAGACAGCGTCCGAACATGATCATGGTCGGAGAAATCCGTGGAGTTGAAGGTGCAGTTGCATTCGGTGCGATGCAGACCGGTCACCCGGTTATGAGTACATTCCATGCTGCAACGGTTGAAAAACTCATTCAGCGTCTTACCGGAGATCCAATCCTTATCCCGAAGACATTCATTGATAACTTAAATCTCGTGGTAATCCAGAGTGCAGTACGTCGTCCTGATGGAGCGATGGTCAGACGCCAGTTAAACGTATCAGAACTGGTGGGATATGATCCACAAAGTGGAGGTTTCTCGTTTGTTGAAGTTTTTACCTGGGACCCGGTTACTGACACACATGAATTTACCGGAAAAGGCTCTAGTTTTCTTCTTGAGAATAAGATTGCAACCATGCTTGGTATCCCGGAACACAAAAAAGCGCAGATCTACATGGAAGTTGACAAGCGCGCGAAAATTCTTGAAAGACTCCATAAAGCCGGTTATACTGATTTTATTGAACTCTTCCTGATGATCACGAAACTGAAAAAGCAGGGTCTTCTGGCGATCGACATCTAG
- a CDS encoding CheF family chemotaxis protein codes for MAEVPAKLEKGGSWVTSRIDIGNDGIALKDPWNTTVSYRSIVDLQKRGQMITLLVTMPDKTERAYKIASVEKVLTILTKKIIMACNAYRIMAHFMSPAIRGGVLVTDAKWEKGAIAVLKTGIWFVSQEKQISVPLKEVASLELTKRELQKKKLDVIKIDHLESGEVVTSFILCPLSTLQVLYNFLRDATKDMDMKGSELDQLDAQTAQVAMLIYSGMDTKSIENMLSLPPEELNAIYETLLKLKLVDVVMVRKEVQLTPKGVRYITDALKPPS; via the coding sequence ATGGCAGAGGTTCCGGCAAAACTGGAAAAGGGCGGGTCATGGGTGACCTCACGAATCGATATCGGAAATGACGGTATCGCTTTAAAAGACCCATGGAATACGACAGTTAGCTACCGGAGTATTGTAGATCTTCAAAAAAGGGGACAGATGATCACCCTGCTGGTCACCATGCCTGATAAAACCGAGCGGGCATACAAAATCGCATCGGTTGAAAAAGTCCTCACCATTTTAACCAAGAAGATCATCATGGCCTGTAATGCATACAGGATCATGGCACATTTCATGTCCCCGGCTATCAGGGGGGGTGTGCTCGTCACTGATGCAAAATGGGAAAAGGGCGCTATTGCTGTTTTAAAGACTGGTATCTGGTTTGTCAGCCAGGAAAAACAGATCAGTGTCCCGCTCAAAGAAGTAGCAAGTCTTGAACTTACCAAGCGTGAGTTACAAAAGAAGAAGCTTGATGTGATTAAGATTGACCACCTGGAGAGTGGTGAGGTGGTTACCAGTTTTATTCTCTGTCCTCTTTCAACCTTACAGGTTCTATATAATTTCCTTCGGGATGCAACAAAAGACATGGATATGAAGGGTTCAGAGCTTGACCAGCTTGATGCCCAGACTGCCCAGGTTGCCATGCTTATCTACAGCGGTATGGATACCAAATCAATAGAAAATATGCTCAGCCTTCCACCTGAAGAATTAAATGCAATCTATGAAACTCTTTTAAAATTAAAACTCGTGGATGTTGTTATGGTAAGGAAAGAGGTACAGCTCACTCCAAAGGGTGTACGATACATCACTGATGCTCTCAAACCACCTTCTTAA
- a CDS encoding tetratricopeptide repeat protein, which translates to MNRSLLVVTILALFILVPISSAETDEMTADEHYLMGNALSSFGQYENATKEYRLALDMRPDFSDALNNLGIVLNRQGKYEEALEVADNGIRVSPNDADAWYNRGITLGKLSRYEEEVDSYRQALAIRPNFSSAWENMGASYFDQGKYTEAISAYKNATSNDPTNAIGWYYLGTIYEKVGQYNEAVTSFEKAIEIDPNLTVVQTRLESVRKNATTTNFSQDVVPQNNTKPKEKELLSGILNILK; encoded by the coding sequence ATGAATCGATCATTACTTGTCGTCACTATTTTGGCACTATTCATACTGGTTCCAATATCTTCTGCTGAAACTGATGAGATGACGGCTGATGAACATTATTTAATGGGAAATGCACTCTCCTCATTTGGTCAATATGAGAATGCAACGAAAGAATACAGACTTGCGCTGGATATGCGACCCGACTTTTCAGATGCGCTAAACAACCTGGGCATCGTCCTGAACAGACAAGGAAAATATGAAGAAGCACTTGAAGTAGCAGATAATGGTATCAGGGTAAGTCCCAATGATGCAGATGCCTGGTACAACCGGGGCATCACCCTTGGAAAACTCTCACGATATGAAGAGGAAGTAGACTCATATCGTCAGGCCCTTGCCATCAGACCAAATTTCTCCAGTGCATGGGAAAATATGGGAGCATCATATTTTGACCAGGGGAAATATACCGAAGCAATAAGTGCATACAAAAATGCAACCTCCAATGATCCGACAAATGCTATCGGCTGGTATTATCTCGGAACAATTTACGAGAAAGTTGGTCAGTATAATGAAGCAGTCACCTCTTTTGAAAAGGCAATTGAGATAGATCCAAATCTGACTGTTGTCCAGACTCGTTTGGAATCAGTTCGAAAAAATGCCACTACAACCAATTTCTCTCAGGATGTAGTTCCCCAAAATAATACGAAGCCTAAAGAAAAAGAATTACTATCCGGTATTTTGAATATTCTAAAATAA
- a CDS encoding flagellin, whose product MASEAISSSIMIIGAVLGAAVLITAILPAIFSAGDTFGTVSSSAEQKLKTDFRIVNTYTDGTVVKVWMKNVGSNRISENDLYKADVFLGIDKEVGTNSYDRYVHSSVGGSKTFSDDLEQAYWTIGETVEVTITLSADSIVDGDVVSFTFTLPNSVRRSVTFSLT is encoded by the coding sequence ATGGCAAGCGAAGCTATCTCATCATCGATCATGATAATAGGGGCGGTCCTTGGGGCCGCAGTCCTTATTACCGCTATTCTTCCAGCAATATTTTCTGCTGGTGATACCTTCGGGACTGTTTCGTCGTCGGCTGAGCAGAAACTTAAGACGGATTTTCGGATAGTGAATACGTATACTGATGGGACTGTTGTGAAAGTATGGATGAAGAATGTTGGTTCTAATCGAATTTCTGAGAATGATTTATATAAGGCAGATGTCTTTTTAGGAATCGATAAAGAAGTTGGAACCAATTCTTACGATAGATATGTTCATTCAAGTGTTGGAGGAAGTAAAACGTTCTCTGATGATTTGGAGCAGGCATATTGGACAATAGGGGAAACCGTAGAAGTAACAATTACTCTATCAGCAGATTCTATTGTGGATGGTGATGTTGTTTCTTTTACGTTTACTCTTCCAAATAGTGTAAGAAGATCTGTAACTTTCTCACTCACATAA
- a CDS encoding ATPase domain-containing protein codes for MAELDLTSIEEARGDIADLLGKEERKILTTGNAEIDKKIADGLPLGSLTLIEGENDTGKSVLTQQFMWGSMHNNLRVDLFSTELTTKSFLTQMESMSLDISDFFAWGYIRLFHCHLVEFKWTPDAMNDILERIITHVKFSNTDVAIIDSLTIFTEYTTNEAVLSFLTQAKNICDQGKTILITMHSYAFTDEVLTRVRSICDAHLLLMRKLMGDKYVMVLEVVKVRGARKTTGNLVSFEVHPGYGMKIIPVSVAKV; via the coding sequence ATGGCGGAACTAGATCTTACATCTATCGAAGAAGCACGGGGAGACATTGCAGATCTCCTCGGGAAAGAAGAGCGAAAAATTCTCACAACGGGAAATGCTGAAATCGATAAAAAAATTGCAGATGGTTTACCACTCGGTTCGTTAACACTCATCGAAGGGGAGAATGATACTGGTAAATCAGTGCTCACCCAGCAGTTCATGTGGGGAAGCATGCATAACAACCTCAGAGTCGATCTCTTTTCAACCGAGCTTACCACGAAAAGTTTTCTGACCCAGATGGAATCAATGTCTCTTGACATCTCTGATTTCTTTGCCTGGGGATATATCCGCCTGTTTCACTGTCACCTGGTGGAATTCAAATGGACTCCGGATGCGATGAATGATATTCTGGAACGTATTATCACCCATGTAAAATTTAGTAATACTGATGTGGCAATTATTGATTCATTGACCATCTTTACAGAATATACAACGAATGAAGCCGTCCTTTCATTTTTAACCCAGGCGAAAAATATCTGTGATCAGGGGAAAACAATCCTTATTACGATGCATAGTTATGCGTTTACCGATGAAGTGCTGACACGGGTCAGATCCATTTGTGATGCACACCTGCTCCTGATGAGAAAACTGATGGGAGATAAATATGTCATGGTTCTGGAAGTGGTCAAAGTCAGAGGTGCCAGAAAAACGACTGGTAACCTGGTGAGTTTTGAAGTCCACCCCGGTTATGGTATGAAGATTATTCCGGTCTCGGTTGCAAAAGTCTGA
- the flaJ gene encoding archaellar assembly protein FlaJ: MALEGFLDRLRTSNSGKLPFEDLYADVHARLYKFFIEDKYMGSDLLFMLTYMAAIITADASRPEIFSYTGARAEYVSTKYIRRADLLVKRWGYSYVEALTNVAKKIESQMLFSMINRYANAIESGVPDSDYLTRELETIRNVYKSTYEQGIEMLKKWGDAYISMLFSGALVGIIIMVSIAIYAPDDIQGTLMTSYLIIALISVVGIVTMYKAVPADPKSHRLQQGSPEQNMIHRMEKKVIPILAIIVILLLLLGMNFGLVLMLIGMLLFPLGIIAYIDDGNITLRDSEFPTFIRGVGAVQGGKGTTIAPAIQDIDKKSLMYLEPLINAVFSKLNLGLDEDRTWQRFINDGGSYLIYKYLNIYRDALKLGGKADTVGQIVSSSMLDQVLLRDHRHTISMGFMTLLVPMHAMMVAIFLFLYHILVVMADAIAEKMASLGEAGAALTSGQGASIAGAMGGSMFVFSNFDKDAIGFYVIIIISMLTISNVLAGKIVSGGDNALVYFYTSLICSVSGLLYIVAPIITGIFFMIPVFEGV; encoded by the coding sequence ATGGCACTTGAAGGATTTTTAGACCGGTTAAGGACATCAAATTCAGGGAAGCTGCCCTTTGAGGATTTGTATGCAGATGTCCATGCAAGACTCTACAAATTTTTTATTGAAGATAAGTACATGGGGTCAGATCTTCTGTTTATGCTTACCTACATGGCAGCAATTATCACAGCCGACGCCTCTCGTCCGGAAATTTTTTCATATACGGGTGCACGAGCTGAATATGTCTCAACAAAGTATATCCGCCGTGCTGACTTGCTGGTGAAACGATGGGGGTATAGTTATGTTGAAGCTCTTACCAATGTAGCCAAAAAAATCGAGAGTCAGATGCTGTTTTCGATGATAAACCGGTATGCAAATGCTATTGAATCCGGTGTCCCTGACAGCGATTACCTAACCCGTGAGCTTGAGACAATCAGGAACGTGTACAAGTCAACCTATGAGCAGGGCATTGAAATGCTGAAAAAATGGGGTGATGCGTACATCTCCATGCTCTTCTCTGGAGCTTTAGTTGGGATCATCATCATGGTCTCTATTGCAATATATGCACCTGATGACATTCAGGGGACCCTGATGACCTCTTATCTTATTATCGCTCTCATCTCTGTCGTAGGAATAGTTACGATGTATAAGGCAGTTCCTGCCGATCCAAAATCACATCGTCTCCAGCAGGGTTCACCTGAACAGAATATGATCCATCGGATGGAGAAGAAAGTCATTCCGATTCTTGCGATTATTGTTATTTTATTATTACTATTGGGTATGAATTTCGGCCTTGTGCTCATGTTAATTGGAATGCTCTTATTTCCACTGGGAATTATTGCCTATATTGATGATGGGAACATCACTCTCAGAGACTCTGAATTTCCTACATTTATTCGGGGAGTCGGTGCGGTACAGGGTGGAAAAGGTACAACCATCGCTCCTGCGATTCAGGATATCGATAAAAAATCTCTTATGTATCTTGAGCCTCTGATAAATGCGGTTTTTTCCAAACTGAATCTCGGTCTTGATGAGGACCGGACATGGCAGCGGTTTATCAATGACGGGGGCAGTTACCTGATATACAAATATTTGAATATCTATCGGGATGCGCTCAAGCTGGGTGGGAAAGCTGATACTGTCGGACAGATTGTAAGCTCATCAATGCTTGATCAGGTTCTTCTGCGTGATCATCGGCATACCATTTCAATGGGATTTATGACGCTTCTTGTTCCGATGCATGCCATGATGGTGGCAATATTTTTATTTCTCTACCATATTCTCGTTGTTATGGCAGATGCCATCGCTGAAAAAATGGCATCGCTTGGAGAAGCGGGAGCAGCCCTCACTTCAGGTCAGGGAGCATCGATCGCCGGTGCAATGGGTGGCAGCATGTTTGTCTTCTCAAATTTTGACAAGGATGCTATCGGTTTTTATGTAATAATTATTATATCAATGCTAACGATATCGAATGTTCTCGCAGGCAAGATTGTATCAGGAGGAGATAATGCGTTGGTATATTTTTATACAAGTCTTATCTGTTCCGTATCCGGCCTTCTTTATATTGTGGCCCCAATCATTACCGGAATATTCTTTATGATCCCCGTCTTTGAAGGTGTATAA
- a CDS encoding zinc ribbon domain-containing protein, whose product MSIIDNLRVRGDGDESSGGKFNPFRILEIGESMIRYCDGIRIKNYNFLAILTSDRLVLIESAQQSAGTIAKEIPVSMIQGAVIERDEKNRPALAVSMEVGGQTRLMILVFTGLITEPETECREWFAAINGYSPEPEPEPEQQVQPQAPQVPVPPPVPAPSPETVVQVPAPIIDAEVPLPPPVPAQEVQNVVPEPVPQPPVSEIKEPEQPFIPPVQPQDEIPLPPQSVIPPSIPVQPSPPIATKIPSKAPAPVKQPIIVPTPGSDSILIHVEKPDITSIKIGRKIGSHTSTSGGKPRFCIHCGSKISLYARFCPVCGKSQV is encoded by the coding sequence ATGTCAATCATAGACAATCTCCGTGTCAGGGGAGATGGGGATGAATCGAGTGGAGGAAAGTTCAATCCATTTCGAATTCTAGAGATTGGAGAGAGCATGATCCGATATTGTGATGGTATCCGGATCAAAAATTACAATTTTCTTGCTATTCTGACCAGTGATCGACTTGTTTTGATTGAAAGTGCCCAGCAGAGTGCGGGGACGATTGCAAAAGAGATACCTGTTTCCATGATTCAGGGTGCAGTTATTGAACGGGATGAGAAGAATCGTCCTGCACTTGCGGTATCAATGGAAGTAGGTGGGCAAACCCGGCTTATGATACTGGTGTTTACCGGTCTCATTACTGAACCGGAGACTGAATGTCGGGAGTGGTTTGCCGCAATTAACGGGTATTCACCAGAACCCGAACCAGAACCTGAACAACAAGTGCAGCCTCAGGCACCCCAAGTACCTGTCCCACCTCCTGTTCCAGCCCCCTCTCCTGAAACAGTAGTCCAGGTACCAGCTCCGATAATAGATGCAGAGGTGCCTCTTCCTCCTCCTGTACCTGCCCAGGAGGTTCAAAATGTGGTGCCTGAACCAGTTCCACAACCACCGGTTTCTGAAATAAAAGAACCAGAACAACCTTTCATACCTCCAGTACAGCCCCAGGATGAGATTCCACTTCCACCGCAATCGGTTATCCCGCCATCCATTCCTGTTCAGCCATCGCCACCAATAGCAACGAAAATACCGTCCAAAGCTCCAGCTCCGGTAAAACAACCCATTATTGTACCAACACCGGGGAGCGACTCAATACTGATTCATGTTGAAAAACCGGATATCACATCAATCAAGATTGGGAGAAAAATAGGCTCTCACACAAGTACAAGTGGGGGGAAACCCAGGTTTTGCATCCATTGTGGCTCTAAGATCTCACTGTATGCCAGATTCTGTCCGGTGTGTGGAAAATCCCAAGTATAA